Proteins encoded within one genomic window of Lampris incognitus isolate fLamInc1 chromosome 19, fLamInc1.hap2, whole genome shotgun sequence:
- the crhb gene encoding corticotropin releasing hormone b, giving the protein MKLNLLATTAILLAAFVPRCDCRAIERPAAGAGQLAASAALVADGQRRRTGPVLQRLGEEYFIRFDNGNSDSAGPSSPTYPGGSVYNRALQLQLTRRLLQGKVGDESTERGRRSEDPPISLDLTFHLLREMMEMSRAEQLAQQAQNNRRMMELFGK; this is encoded by the coding sequence ATGAAGCTCAATTTACTCGCCACCACCGCGATTCTGCTGGCTGCCTTCGTACCGCGCTGCGACTGTCGGGCCATCGAGCGCCCCGCCGCCGGCGCCGGCCAGCTCGCCGCCTCCGCCGCCCTGGTCGCGGACGGCCAGCGGCGGCGCACGGGTCCCGTCCTGCAGCGGCTCGGGGAGGAATACTTCATCCGCTTCGACAACGGCAACTCGGACTCGGCGGGGCCGTCGTCGCCGACCTACCCCGGCGGCTCGGTCTACAACAGGGCTCTGCAGCTGCAGCTGACGCGCCGCCTCTTGCAAGGCAAAGTTGGGGACGAGTCGACGGAGCGGGGCAGGAGGTCCGAGGACCCGCCGATATCGCTGGATCTGACCTTCCACCTCCTCCGGGAGATGATGGAGATGTCCCGGGCCGAACAGTTGGCGCAGCAGGCGCAGAACAACAGACGGATGATGGAACTCTTCGGGAAATAA